One genomic segment of Caldimonas brevitalea includes these proteins:
- the pbpG gene encoding D-alanyl-D-alanine endopeptidase: MSGMQAGALAAKKSDGKRATAAASKKQTKTTKRVARGAAAQRVKVRLSAAKATRAAAHLNAIPRRTAAVLSPSRLSYGQAYGLHETLDPLALKSSVALVLDQDTDEVLLSKNSQAVLPIASITKLMTALVVVEAKQPLDEVLTITEADIDTEKGSHSRLSPGTALTRGEMLHLALMSSENRAANALGRHYPGGLATFVTAMNRKAAELGMHDTRYVEPTGLSSRNQSSARDLATLVKFAYRYDLIRELSTSPEYQVAVGSRQLQFRNTNGLVFNPSWQIGLQKTGYIAEAGRCLVMQAYMGGRQLIMVFLDSTGRYSRIGDAERVRKWVLEEMAPVAEPTRPTVPVNTPSQHTPRVTS, translated from the coding sequence ATGTCCGGTATGCAAGCCGGTGCGCTGGCCGCCAAGAAGAGCGATGGCAAGCGCGCCACCGCGGCGGCATCCAAGAAACAAACAAAAACCACTAAACGTGTTGCACGCGGCGCCGCCGCGCAGCGCGTCAAAGTTCGTTTGAGCGCCGCCAAGGCCACCCGGGCCGCGGCGCATCTCAATGCCATCCCGCGCCGTACTGCGGCCGTCCTGTCGCCCTCGCGCCTGTCTTACGGCCAGGCCTACGGCCTGCACGAGACGCTCGACCCGCTCGCCCTCAAGTCGAGCGTGGCGCTGGTGCTCGACCAGGACACCGACGAAGTGCTGCTCAGCAAGAACTCGCAAGCGGTGCTCCCGATCGCGTCGATCACCAAGCTGATGACCGCCCTGGTCGTGGTCGAGGCCAAGCAGCCGCTCGACGAGGTGCTGACGATCACCGAAGCTGACATCGACACCGAGAAGGGCAGCCATTCCCGTTTGTCGCCCGGCACGGCGCTGACCCGCGGCGAAATGCTGCACCTGGCGCTGATGTCGTCCGAAAACCGTGCGGCCAACGCACTCGGCCGGCACTATCCCGGCGGCCTCGCCACCTTCGTGACCGCGATGAACCGCAAGGCCGCCGAGCTGGGCATGCACGACACCCGCTATGTCGAGCCGACCGGCTTGTCGAGCCGCAACCAGTCGAGCGCCCGCGATCTGGCCACCTTGGTCAAGTTCGCCTACCGCTACGACCTGATCCGTGAGCTCTCGACCTCGCCCGAGTACCAGGTAGCGGTCGGCAGCCGCCAGCTGCAGTTCCGCAACACCAACGGGCTGGTGTTCAACCCGTCGTGGCAGATCGGTCTGCAGAAGACGGGCTACATCGCCGAGGCAGGCCGCTGTCTGGTGATGCAGGCCTACATGGGCGGACGCCAGCTGATCATGGTGTTTCTCGACTCCACCGGCCGTTACTCCCGTATCGGCGACGCCGAGCGCGTCCGCAAGTGGGTGCTCGAAGAGATGGCGCCCGTGGCCGAGCCGACCCGCCCCACGGTCCCGGTCAACACGCCGTCGCAGCACACGCCGCGCGTGACGTCCTGA
- a CDS encoding PEP-CTERM sorting domain-containing protein, translating into MKVKSNVKHAFVAAVLLGSGLTIPAAASGSAPSCDTFAGAATATCAALVGHWDLGHLPATAQSKVTRVLKGQDSKENGKVGILTVSRKIDQQCGAGCTKEKPLPESVSVMLTAELIWRHSPSPSHNWVNATYGGPGSMTFEQVGPDHVHDAQLVHQDKQTTTVSLEPGKIYTYNLDVETFVSLADNLPSNSDIGIAWTDATLTLSAKLVDPNFAQYSVSCIPIPEPGTYALMGCGLAVLGGGHASRRRRKLAS; encoded by the coding sequence ATGAAAGTGAAGTCCAACGTCAAGCACGCCTTCGTCGCTGCCGTGTTGCTCGGGAGCGGCCTGACGATTCCGGCGGCCGCCAGCGGCAGCGCGCCTTCTTGCGACACCTTCGCTGGAGCGGCAACAGCAACGTGCGCGGCCTTGGTCGGGCACTGGGATTTAGGCCACTTGCCCGCGACGGCCCAAAGCAAGGTGACCCGTGTGTTGAAAGGCCAGGACTCGAAAGAGAACGGGAAGGTGGGGATCTTGACCGTGAGCCGCAAGATCGATCAGCAGTGTGGAGCAGGCTGCACAAAAGAAAAGCCGCTACCGGAATCGGTTTCGGTCATGCTGACGGCCGAGCTGATCTGGCGCCACAGCCCCAGCCCATCGCACAACTGGGTCAACGCAACGTATGGCGGCCCCGGGTCGATGACTTTCGAGCAAGTGGGCCCGGACCACGTGCACGATGCACAACTCGTGCACCAGGACAAGCAAACGACCACGGTATCGCTGGAGCCGGGAAAAATCTACACCTACAACTTGGACGTGGAAACCTTCGTCAGCCTGGCGGACAACTTGCCCTCCAACTCGGACATCGGCATCGCCTGGACCGACGCCACGTTGACCCTGTCGGCCAAGCTCGTCGACCCGAACTTCGCGCAATATTCAGTCTCTTGCATCCCGATCCCGGAGCCCGGCACCTACGCGTTGATGGGCTGCGGACTGGCGGTCCTCGGCGGAGGTCATGCGTCCAGGCGGCGGCGCAAACTGGCGTCCTGA
- the pssA gene encoding CDP-diacylglycerol--serine O-phosphatidyltransferase: protein MNHLHDPDDLPAAEVVARPRRKGIYILPNLFTLAALFGGFYAVVMAMNGRFDLAAIGVFCAMVLDSLDGRVARMTNTQSTFGEQMDSLSDMVSFGAAPALIVYEWALQGLGKLGWIAAFVYCAGAALRLARFNTNIAVVDKRFFQGLPSPAAAAMVTGLIWVMDDLGFKDVALNEPWLKWTAFGLTLYAGLTMVTNAPFYSFKDVSFRRSVPFIVIVAIALSFAVISYHPPLVLFAVFLAYGFSGYAVYFIKKAKGKPVSVIAVSTDEPDEKGLHQ from the coding sequence ATGAACCATTTGCATGACCCCGATGACCTGCCAGCGGCCGAGGTCGTCGCGCGCCCGCGCCGCAAGGGGATCTACATCCTGCCCAACCTGTTCACGCTGGCCGCGCTGTTCGGCGGCTTCTATGCCGTGGTGATGGCGATGAACGGTCGCTTCGACCTGGCCGCCATCGGCGTGTTCTGCGCGATGGTGCTCGACAGCCTCGACGGCCGGGTGGCGCGCATGACCAACACGCAGAGCACCTTCGGCGAGCAGATGGACAGCCTGTCCGACATGGTGTCCTTCGGCGCGGCACCGGCGCTGATCGTTTATGAGTGGGCACTGCAGGGCCTGGGCAAGCTGGGCTGGATCGCCGCCTTCGTCTACTGTGCCGGCGCGGCGCTGCGGCTGGCTCGCTTCAACACCAACATTGCCGTCGTCGACAAGCGCTTTTTCCAGGGGCTGCCCAGCCCGGCGGCCGCCGCGATGGTCACCGGCCTGATCTGGGTGATGGACGACCTCGGCTTCAAGGACGTCGCGCTGAACGAGCCCTGGCTCAAGTGGACCGCTTTCGGCCTCACGCTGTATGCCGGTCTGACGATGGTCACCAATGCGCCGTTCTACAGTTTCAAGGATGTCAGCTTCCGGCGCTCGGTGCCGTTCATCGTGATCGTGGCGATCGCCTTGTCGTTCGCCGTGATTTCCTACCACCCGCCGCTGGTGTTGTTCGCGGTGTTCCTCGCTTACGGCTTTTCCGGCTATGCGGTCTATTTCATCAAGAAGGCCAAGGGCAAGCCGGTCAGCGTGATCGCGGTGTCGACCGACGAGCCGGACGAGAAGGGCTTGCATCAATGA
- a CDS encoding 2-isopropylmalate synthase — MADKLIIFDTTLRDGEQSPGASMTKDEKLRIARQLERLRVDVIEAGFAASSNGDFDAVKAIADVVKDSTVCSLARANDRDISRAAEALKGAASARIHTFIATSALHMEKKLRMTPDQVYEQARQAVRFARNLTGDVEFSPEDGYRSEIDFLCRVLEAVIAEGATTINIPDTVGYAVPELYGNFIKTLRERIPNSDKAVWSVHCHNDLGMAVANSLAGVQIGGARQVECTINGLGERAGNCSLEEVVMAVRTRRDYFGLELGIDTSQIVPASRLVSQTTGFVVQPNKAVVGANAFAHASGIHQDGVLKARDTYEIMRAEDVGWSANKIVLGKLSGRNAFKQRLQELGVELESEAEVNAAFARFKDLADRKSDIFDEDIIALVSDESVTSEQEHYRLLALSQRSEMGERPHARVVFAVGEQEFAAESDGNGPVDASLKAIESKVKSGAEMLLYSVNAITSGSTESQGEVTVRLQLGGRVVNGVGADPDIVVASAKAYLAALNKLHSKAERVAAQG; from the coding sequence ATGGCCGACAAGCTGATCATTTTCGACACGACCCTGCGTGACGGCGAGCAATCGCCCGGCGCCTCGATGACGAAAGACGAAAAGCTGCGCATCGCGCGCCAACTCGAGCGGCTGCGTGTGGACGTCATCGAGGCCGGCTTCGCCGCCTCGTCCAATGGCGATTTCGACGCGGTGAAGGCGATCGCCGACGTCGTGAAAGACTCCACCGTCTGCTCGCTCGCCCGCGCCAACGACCGCGACATCTCGCGTGCCGCCGAAGCGCTGAAGGGGGCCGCGTCGGCCCGCATCCACACCTTCATCGCGACCAGCGCGCTGCACATGGAGAAAAAGCTGCGCATGACGCCTGACCAGGTGTACGAGCAGGCGCGGCAGGCGGTGCGGTTCGCCCGCAACCTCACCGGCGACGTCGAGTTCTCCCCCGAGGACGGCTACCGCTCCGAGATCGACTTCCTGTGCCGCGTCCTGGAAGCGGTGATCGCCGAGGGCGCCACCACGATCAACATTCCCGACACCGTCGGCTATGCGGTGCCGGAGCTGTACGGCAACTTCATCAAGACCCTGCGCGAGCGCATCCCCAATTCCGACAAAGCCGTCTGGTCCGTGCACTGCCACAACGACCTCGGCATGGCCGTCGCCAACTCGCTGGCGGGCGTCCAGATCGGCGGTGCGCGGCAGGTCGAGTGCACCATCAACGGCCTGGGTGAGCGGGCCGGCAACTGCTCGCTGGAAGAGGTGGTGATGGCGGTGCGCACCCGCCGCGACTACTTCGGCCTCGAACTCGGCATCGACACCTCGCAGATCGTGCCGGCCTCGCGCCTGGTCTCGCAGACCACCGGTTTCGTGGTGCAGCCCAACAAGGCCGTGGTCGGCGCCAACGCCTTCGCCCATGCCTCGGGCATCCACCAGGACGGCGTGCTCAAGGCGCGCGACACCTACGAAATCATGCGGGCCGAAGACGTGGGCTGGTCGGCCAACAAGATCGTGCTGGGCAAGTTGTCCGGCCGCAATGCGTTCAAACAGCGCCTGCAGGAGCTCGGCGTCGAACTCGAGTCGGAGGCCGAAGTGAATGCTGCCTTCGCTCGCTTCAAAGACCTGGCGGACCGCAAGAGCGACATCTTCGACGAAGACATCATCGCGCTGGTCAGCGACGAGAGCGTCACCAGCGAGCAGGAGCACTACCGGCTGCTGGCGCTGTCGCAGCGGTCCGAAATGGGCGAACGGCCGCACGCCCGGGTGGTCTTCGCCGTCGGCGAACAAGAGTTCGCGGCCGAGAGCGACGGCAACGGCCCGGTAGATGCCAGTTTGAAGGCGATCGAATCCAAGGTGAAAAGTGGTGCCGAAATGTTGCTGTATTCGGTCAATGCGATTACCTCGGGAAGTACAGAATCTCAAGGTGAAGTCACGGTACGCCTTCAGTTGGGCGGCAGAGTGGTGAACGGCGTGGGGGCTGACCCTGACATCGTCGTTGCCTCGGCAAAGGCCTATTTGGCCGCGCTGAACAAGCTGCACAGCAAGGCAGAACGCGTGGCGGCGCAGGGCTGA